The Halococcus salifodinae DSM 8989 genomic interval ATCCAGACACGTCCCGAGAGCACGACCGCGGAATCGCCGAGACTCGTGACGGGCGCGGCGGGTTCGGGTTCGGTGAGCGCACCATCGAGTTTCCGTGCCTCGTCGAGAATTGCCGCGCGAGCCGCCTCGATATCGTCGTCGTACTCGATGCCGAAGTCCACGCCGACTCTGAGCTGATCGTTGCCCGTCGGATTAGTCACAACGGCACTGGCGAGATCGCTATTCGGGACGGTGACCTCTTCGTTGTCGAACGTATCGAGTTTCGTGACCCGAAGTTGAATCTCCCGGACGACACCAACGTTGCCGTCCCATTCGATCCAGTCACCCACTTTGAATGGCTCGTCCTGGATGATGAATATTCCCGCAACGAAGTTCGAGATGAGGTCCTGTGCAGCGAACCCGACCGCGAGTGCGAGCGCACCGGCGAGCGTCGCGAACGCCGCGAGCACGACGCCAGCGCCAGCGATGGTGGCTGCGATCACGATCGCAAGCACAGCCATAATCGCGACCACAGTGCTCACCACGAGTCCTGCAATCGTCTCGTCGACATCGCGGCTATTGAGCGCGGCGTTCAACATCCGGACTACGATGGCCTTGCCAACGTAGTAGATGATGACGAACGAAACGAGGAACAGCACGATCGTCACGGCGGCGTTGATGAGTGCCGGTCCGTACTGATTCAGCAACGACTGTGGGTCGAGTGAAAACCCCTGCTGGAGTGGTATCATAGGATCCGCCCGAGTAGATAGACGAGGAAATAATCAACGTTGCGATTTCTATACGATATCTCGGAAGAATAGAGATTGATGAGGTCGATGCACGAAATCTTTGAATCACTCGCCGAAAACGAACTCCTCAAAGACGGAACCAACTGGCCGAAAAGACCAATGGTGAGGAGCACTATCGTGCGACCGACGGAATGGATGATGAATCAGATGGAAAAGTGAAAAGAAGCGATAGCAGGCTTCTCTGTTGTGACCAGTGCAACAGCTTGTATCCTGCCAGAACCACCAGCGATGGAAGCCTGGCTCCGATGAGTGCAACCCAGTGCCAAAATTGTGGCAACGACCAGTTTGTGCAGGTTACACTCCACGACGACCAATCATCACATGCCTGAATGCCAGAACTGCGAAGCGTTCGTCACCGACCAGTA includes:
- a CDS encoding mechanosensitive ion channel family protein, whose translation is MIPLQQGFSLDPQSLLNQYGPALINAAVTIVLFLVSFVIIYYVGKAIVVRMLNAALNSRDVDETIAGLVVSTVVAIMAVLAIVIAATIAGAGVVLAAFATLAGALALAVGFAAQDLISNFVAGIFIIQDEPFKVGDWIEWDGNVGVVREIQLRVTKLDTFDNEEVTVPNSDLASAVVTNPTGNDQLRVGVDFGIEYDDDIEAARAAILDEARKLDGALTEPEPAAPVTSLGDSAVVLSGRVWINPNETGYAPTAATFTEAVKKRFDAEGIGMPYPYTELTGSVDVESPDEAGYTATND